From the genome of Rathayibacter sp. VKM Ac-2759, one region includes:
- a CDS encoding WYL domain-containing protein, producing the protein MARPRTLQARDRLAVLLSLVPYLLDRGRVSVEEVAQHFDIAQEEVRRAVRLIAVSGVPGETSQYQANDLFDISWDDLEENDHIVLTQQVAIDDSPRFSAREAAALIAGMQYLAALPENQGNDRIAALMGKLARGASSAPSAVAVARGTGADAAVSTIRTALATGTQLAFDYRNARGETESRVVDPFLLESVDRDWYLRGWCHLREGVRTFRVDRMRSLTDTGSPIVRRRNEVTLSERLFEASASDLVVDLRMAPGSVALLGDYAVDAEFPDPPAGEAGGGVVVRIRVAHLEGLTRLVASLPGLVAVVAPDTARRAVADWTRAALRAYDEEST; encoded by the coding sequence ATGGCTAGGCCCCGCACCCTGCAGGCGCGCGATCGGCTCGCCGTGCTGCTCTCCCTCGTCCCCTACCTCCTCGACCGCGGCCGCGTGAGCGTCGAGGAGGTGGCGCAGCACTTCGACATCGCCCAGGAGGAGGTCCGCCGCGCCGTGCGGCTCATCGCCGTCTCCGGCGTGCCGGGGGAGACCTCGCAGTACCAGGCCAACGACCTGTTCGACATCAGCTGGGACGACCTCGAGGAGAACGACCACATCGTCCTGACCCAGCAGGTCGCCATCGACGACTCGCCGCGCTTCTCGGCCCGCGAGGCGGCGGCGCTCATCGCCGGGATGCAGTACCTGGCCGCTCTGCCCGAGAACCAGGGCAACGACCGGATCGCCGCGCTGATGGGGAAGCTCGCGCGCGGCGCCTCCTCCGCCCCGAGCGCGGTCGCGGTGGCGCGGGGGACGGGTGCCGACGCCGCGGTCTCGACGATCCGCACCGCTCTGGCGACGGGGACGCAGCTCGCCTTCGACTACCGCAACGCGCGCGGCGAGACGGAGTCGCGCGTCGTCGACCCCTTCCTGCTCGAGTCGGTCGACCGCGACTGGTACCTCCGGGGCTGGTGCCACCTGCGCGAGGGAGTCCGCACCTTCCGCGTCGACCGGATGCGCTCGCTGACCGACACCGGGTCCCCGATCGTGCGCAGGCGCAACGAGGTCACCCTGTCCGAGCGGCTCTTCGAGGCCTCGGCCTCGGACCTCGTCGTCGACCTGCGGATGGCGCCCGGCTCCGTGGCGCTCCTGGGTGACTACGCGGTCGACGCCGAGTTCCCCGACCCACCGGCGGGGGAGGCGGGCGGCGGAGTCGTCGTCCGCATCCGAGTCGCCCACCTCGAGGGGCTCACGCGGCTCGTCGCCTCGCTGCCCGGGCTCGTCGCGGTCGTCGCCCCGGACACCGCCCGTCGAGCGGTGGCCGACTGGACCCGCGCGGCACTGCGCGCCTACGACGAGGAGTCGACGTGA
- the tatA gene encoding Sec-independent protein translocase subunit TatA, whose protein sequence is MFAGLQGWHLLIILAVILLLFGAPKLPQLARSVGQSMRIFKSEVKTMKDEDGTERPADGTVPGSTATGTTSAGTTTPPETPIK, encoded by the coding sequence ATGTTCGCTGGCCTCCAGGGGTGGCACCTCCTCATCATCCTCGCCGTGATCCTCCTCCTGTTCGGTGCGCCCAAGCTCCCGCAGCTCGCCCGCAGTGTCGGGCAGTCGATGCGGATCTTCAAGAGCGAGGTCAAGACCATGAAGGACGAGGACGGCACTGAGCGTCCCGCCGACGGCACCGTCCCCGGCTCGACCGCGACCGGCACCACCAGCGCCGGCACGACCACGCCGCCCGAGACCCCGATCAAGTAA
- the tatC gene encoding twin-arginine translocase subunit TatC translates to MTSVAAKKPRTKRSKKNPEGRMSLGSHLIELRNRLFIAAIAIAVCCIAGWFLSDWVLEALKAPIAEVARDQNKTAVLNFETITGAFDLKLQIAMTIGIVIASPIWLYQIWAFLVPGLTGKEMRYGLGFILTAIPLFFAGCASGWFVFPHIVELLTSFTGSDAASVLSAKTYYDFVLKLVLVVGVAFVLPVFLVLLNFVGILPGMVLIKSWRIAIMVIVLFTAIATPAADPISMFLLAIPITILFFAACGIAILHDKRVAKRQVVFDGSPSDLPA, encoded by the coding sequence ATGACGTCTGTGGCAGCGAAGAAGCCACGGACGAAGCGCTCGAAGAAGAACCCCGAGGGACGCATGTCCCTCGGGTCTCATCTGATCGAGCTTCGGAACAGGCTCTTCATCGCGGCTATCGCGATCGCAGTGTGCTGCATCGCCGGCTGGTTCCTCTCCGACTGGGTGCTCGAGGCGCTCAAGGCGCCCATCGCCGAGGTGGCGCGCGATCAGAACAAGACGGCGGTCCTCAACTTCGAGACGATCACCGGCGCGTTCGACCTCAAGCTGCAGATCGCGATGACCATCGGCATCGTGATCGCGAGCCCGATCTGGCTCTACCAGATCTGGGCCTTCCTGGTCCCCGGTCTCACCGGCAAGGAGATGCGCTACGGTCTCGGCTTCATCCTGACCGCGATCCCGCTGTTCTTCGCCGGCTGCGCCTCCGGATGGTTCGTGTTCCCGCACATCGTCGAGCTCCTGACGAGCTTCACCGGCTCCGATGCGGCCAGCGTGCTGAGCGCGAAGACCTACTACGACTTCGTGCTCAAGCTGGTGCTCGTGGTGGGCGTCGCCTTCGTGCTGCCGGTGTTCCTGGTGCTGCTCAACTTCGTCGGCATCCTGCCCGGCATGGTGCTCATCAAGTCGTGGCGCATCGCGATCATGGTCATCGTCCTGTTCACCGCCATCGCGACCCCGGCCGCCGACCCGATCTCGATGTTCCTGCTGGCGATCCCGATCACCATCCTGTTCTTCGCCGCCTGCGGCATCGCGATCCTGCACGACAAGCGCGTCGCCAAGCGCCAGGTGGTCTTCGACGGCAGCCCGTCCGACCTCCCCGCGTGA